The Anopheles marshallii chromosome X, idAnoMarsDA_429_01, whole genome shotgun sequence genome includes a window with the following:
- the LOC128714796 gene encoding proton-coupled amino acid transporter 2-like, translating to MAPKFRDVDQTTPLLLDCNNNNGRCGDDVRRIANGNIVRISNEIERNDKPSPLDARYGTMLVDPVDGRTLEHPTTNLDTLMHMLNGNLGTGILAMPDAFKNAGLYVGFFGTLAMGVICTHCMHLLVRCSHDLCRRYGRPSLSYAEVGYYALDSGPTWCQPLAASFRRLINTFLIVMQLGLCCVYYLFVAVNLRELLEYLGVQVPVLTVLGYLLIPLILMNMVRSLKLLTPTSLIASVLAIAGLAIAFLFLLQDLPHSTSVRPVSSWSTLPLYFGTVMYAFEGIGVVLPLENNMANPRDFITWNGILNTGMTIVVCLYTAVGFYGYIKYGEQAQGSVTLNLPNDNLLAQIVRLLMAVAVLASYALQFYVPMTILAPVVTKHFRHRHCAEYVLRLVTVLLTFVLAAIIPNLGTFISLVGAVSTSTLALIFPPLIDLFTLWPDGDRPGRRWIVLKDALIIAFGACGFFFGTAKSLATIFGTSAIDPSGMH from the exons ATGGCTCCAAAATTTCGTGACGTAGATCAAACGACACCTCTGCTACTAGACTGCAATAATAACAACGGCCGATGCGGCGATGACGTACGAAGGATCGCCAATGGGAACATTGTCCGCATCAGCAACGAGATCGAGCGGAATGATAAACCTTCGCCGCTGGATGCCCGGTACGGTACGATGCTGGTGGACCCGGTAGACGGACGGACTTTGGAACATCCCACCACCAACCTCGACACGCTGATGCACATGCTGAATGGGAACCTTGGCACCGGCATCCTGGCGATGCCGGATGCGTTCAAGAATGCTGGCCTGTACGTGGGGTTTTTCGGTACGCTCGCGATGGGTGTCATCTGTACGCACTGTATGCACCTATTGGTGCGCTGTTCGCACGATCTCTGCCGACGGTACGGTCGGCCCTCGCTCTCGTATGCCGAGGTCGGCTACTATGCGCTTGATTCAGGACCAACCTGGTGCCAACCGCTTGCCGCTAGCTTCCGCCGTTTAATCAACACCTTCCTGATCGTAATGCAGCTCGGCCTGTGCTGCGTGTATTACCTGTTCGTGGCGGTTAATCTACGCGAGCTGCTCGAATACCTTGGCGTGCAGGTGCCCGTACTAACTGTGCTAGGCTATCTACTCATACCGCTCATACTGATGAACATGGTGCGGAGCTTAAAGCTACTCACCCCAACGTCACTGATTGCCTCCGTGCTAGCAATTGCCGGGTTGGCGATCGCGTTCCTCTTTCTGCTGCAGGATCTGCCGCACAGTACGTCCGTACGGCCGGTTTCGTCCTGGTCGACGTTACCGCTCTACTTCGGCACGGTCATGTACGCGTTCGAGGGCATCGGCGTAGTACTACCGCTCGAAAACAACATGGCAAACCCGCGCGACTTCATCACCTGGAACGGTATACTAAACACCGGCATGACAATCGTGGTGTGCCTATACACGGCCGTCGGGTTCTACGGCTACATTAAGTACGGCGAACAGGCACAGGGTAGCGTCACACTTAACCTGCCCAACGATAATCT ACTCGCACAAATAGTTCGCTTGCTGATGGCCGTCGCCGTACTCGCCTCGTACGCGCTACAGTTCTACGTCCCGATGACGATCCTAGCACCGGTCGTGACCAAACACTTCCGCCACCGGCACTGTGCCGAATACGTGCTGCGGCTCGTCACCGTCCTGCTAACGTTCGTGCTCGCCGCCATCATACCGAACCTGGGCACCTTCATCTCGCTCGTCGGTGCCGTCTCCACCTCCACGCTGGCGCTCATCTTCCCACCCCTGATCGATCTATTCACGCTGTGGCCGGACGGGGATCGGCCCGGTCGGCGCTGGATCGTGCTGAAGGATGCGCTGATCATCGCGTTCGGTGCGTGCGGGTTCTTCTTCGGCACCGCCAAAAGCCTCGCGACCATTTTCGGCACATCCGCGATTGATCCGAGCGGAATGCACTAA